In a genomic window of Flavobacterium crassostreae:
- a CDS encoding aminopeptidase P family protein yields MKYHPIDRDLFIKNRSKFMAQMKPKSVAVFNSNDIYPISADSSMPFAQHRDIFYLSGIDQEESILLLFPDAPYENQREILFLKETNEHIAVWEGEKLTKERAYAVSGIQNVHWLQDFDKVLNEMMTHCETMYINTNEHYRAVIETETREARFIKKWKEKYPAHAVAKSNPILQRIRSIKESEEIDLMQHACNLTEKGFRRILSFVKPNVMEYEIEAEFIHEFIRNRSNGFAYTPIIASGNNANVLHYIENNQQCKAGDLILMDVGAQYANYASDMTRVVPVSGKFSDRQKAVYNAVLNVKNEATKMLLPGTLWKQYHIEVGKIMTSELLALGLLDKADVQNQNPEWPAYKKYFMHGTSHHMGLDTHDYGLLTEPMQANMVFTVEPGIYLPAEGFGIRLEDDVVIQENGAPFNLMRNIPIEVEEIETLMHS; encoded by the coding sequence ATGAAATACCATCCAATTGACCGGGACTTATTTATAAAAAATCGCAGCAAATTCATGGCACAAATGAAGCCCAAAAGTGTTGCCGTTTTTAACTCCAATGACATCTACCCCATAAGCGCAGATAGCAGCATGCCTTTTGCACAACATCGGGATATTTTTTACCTAAGTGGCATTGACCAAGAAGAAAGCATATTGCTACTCTTTCCGGATGCTCCTTATGAAAACCAAAGAGAAATTTTATTCTTAAAAGAGACCAACGAGCACATTGCCGTTTGGGAAGGAGAAAAACTCACCAAAGAGCGCGCTTATGCTGTTTCGGGAATCCAAAACGTGCACTGGCTTCAAGATTTTGACAAAGTATTGAACGAAATGATGACCCATTGCGAAACCATGTACATCAATACCAACGAACATTATCGTGCCGTAATTGAAACCGAAACCAGAGAAGCCCGTTTTATCAAAAAATGGAAAGAAAAATACCCCGCACATGCCGTTGCCAAAAGCAACCCGATCTTACAACGCATACGGTCCATCAAAGAATCGGAAGAAATTGACCTAATGCAACACGCCTGCAACCTCACCGAAAAAGGCTTTAGAAGAATCCTATCTTTTGTCAAACCCAATGTCATGGAATACGAGATTGAGGCCGAATTTATTCACGAATTTATCCGCAACCGCTCCAATGGCTTTGCCTACACACCCATCATTGCATCAGGCAACAACGCCAATGTATTGCACTATATCGAAAACAACCAACAATGCAAAGCAGGCGATTTAATCCTGATGGACGTAGGAGCACAATACGCCAATTATGCCAGTGACATGACCCGAGTAGTTCCGGTATCCGGAAAATTCTCAGACAGACAAAAAGCCGTGTACAACGCCGTTTTGAACGTTAAAAACGAAGCCACAAAAATGCTCCTTCCAGGAACCCTATGGAAACAATACCATATCGAAGTAGGAAAAATCATGACCTCAGAGCTACTAGCACTCGGACTCCTAGACAAAGCCGATGTACAAAACCAAAACCCAGAATGGCCCGCATACAAAAAATACTTCATGCACGGAACCTCCCACCACATGGGCCTAGACACCCATGATTACGGACTCCTCACCGAACCAATGCAAGCCAACATGGTCTTTACAGTAGAGCCCGGAATATACCTCCCAGCCGAAGGATTTGGAATCCGCCTAGAAGACGATGTCGTAATCCAAGAAAACGGAGCACCATTCAACCTGATGCGCAACATCCCGATTGAGGTAGAAGAAATTGAAACCCTAATGCATTCCTAA
- a CDS encoding succinate dehydrogenase cytochrome b subunit, with translation MAKSTLLKSSIAKKVAMALSGLFLMLFLAQHFFINMTSVFSSDVFNSISHFMGYNPLVQFVIQPILIVGVIFHFIMGFVLEIQNRNARPIAYAKNNGAANSSWASRNMIVSGLVILAFLALHMYDFWFPEMVYKYVAINPLDETRYFHELAEKFESPVRTALYCIAFVLLSLHLKHGFSSSFQSVGFNNKYSRGLKNFGLGFAFVIPFGFIFIALFHHFNH, from the coding sequence ATGGCAAAATCTACATTATTGAAGTCGTCAATAGCTAAAAAAGTTGCTATGGCGCTTTCAGGACTTTTTCTGATGTTGTTTCTAGCACAGCACTTTTTCATTAATATGACTTCGGTGTTTAGCTCCGATGTATTCAATTCTATATCTCATTTTATGGGGTACAATCCTTTAGTTCAGTTTGTGATCCAACCAATTCTTATTGTGGGGGTTATTTTTCACTTTATCATGGGGTTTGTTTTAGAGATTCAAAACAGAAATGCTAGACCTATTGCTTACGCAAAAAACAATGGCGCTGCGAACTCTTCTTGGGCGTCTAGAAACATGATTGTTTCGGGATTGGTTATCTTGGCTTTTTTGGCTTTACACATGTATGATTTTTGGTTTCCAGAAATGGTTTACAAATATGTTGCTATCAATCCATTGGATGAAACAAGATATTTTCATGAATTAGCCGAAAAGTTTGAAAGCCCAGTGCGTACGGCCTTATATTGTATTGCATTTGTATTGTTATCTTTACACCTAAAGCACGGATTTAGTTCTTCGTTTCAGTCGGTAGGTTTCAATAACAAATATTCCAGAGGATTAAAAAATTTCGGATTAGGATTTGCGTTTGTAATTCCTTTCGGATTTATTTTTATTGCTTTATTTCATCATTTCAATCATTAA
- a CDS encoding fumarate reductase/succinate dehydrogenase flavoprotein subunit, with product MALDSKIPNGPISDKWTDYKDHINLVNPANKRNLDVIVVGTGLAGGSAAATLAELGYNVKAFCFQDSPRRAHSIAAQGGINAAKNYQGDGDSVFRLFYDTVKGGDYRAREANVHRLAEVSTNIIDQCVAQGVPLAREYGGLLDNRSFGGALVSRTFYARGQTGQQLLLGAYSAMNRQIGRGKITMHNRHEMLDIVIVNGKARGIIARNLITGAIERHSAHAVVIASGGYGNVFFLSTNAMGSNATAAWKIHKKGAYFANPCYTQIHPTCIPVSGDHQSKLTLMSESLRNDGRIWVPAKIEDAIAIREGKKKAIDLSESERDYYLERRYPAFGNLVPRDVASRAAKERCDAGFGVNKTGEAVYLDFAAAIQRYGKEQAFLKGVDATDKEAVTKLGTEVVKNKYGNLFQMYYKIVDEDPYTSPMMIYPAVHYTMGGTWVDYNLMTTIPGCFSIGESNFSDHGANRLGASALMQGLADGYFVLPYTIGDYLSPDIKMGPISTDTPEFEAAEKAVKGQIEKFMNNNGTHSVDYFHKKLGKIMWNKVGMARNAKGLTEAIEEIAALREEFYKDVKVPGTDKGFNQELEKATRVADFLELGELFAKDALHRNESCGGHFREEYQTEEGEAKRDDENFAYVAAWEYKGKPSDAVLHKENLVFDAVKLVQRNYK from the coding sequence ATGGCATTAGACTCAAAAATTCCAAATGGTCCAATTTCGGATAAATGGACAGATTATAAAGATCATATTAATTTAGTGAACCCTGCCAACAAACGTAACTTAGATGTTATTGTTGTAGGAACAGGATTAGCTGGAGGTTCAGCTGCTGCAACATTAGCAGAATTAGGATATAACGTAAAAGCATTTTGTTTTCAAGATTCTCCACGTCGTGCGCACTCTATTGCAGCACAAGGAGGGATCAATGCAGCAAAAAATTATCAAGGAGACGGAGATTCTGTTTTTAGATTGTTTTACGATACCGTAAAAGGAGGAGATTATCGTGCCCGTGAAGCAAACGTACACCGTCTTGCCGAGGTATCTACAAATATTATTGACCAATGTGTGGCGCAAGGAGTACCATTGGCACGAGAATATGGCGGACTATTAGACAACCGTTCTTTTGGAGGGGCTCTAGTATCGCGTACTTTTTATGCAAGAGGGCAAACCGGGCAACAACTATTGCTAGGAGCATACTCTGCGATGAACCGTCAAATTGGACGCGGAAAAATCACCATGCACAACCGTCACGAAATGCTAGATATAGTAATCGTAAACGGAAAAGCTAGAGGAATTATAGCACGGAACTTAATTACTGGAGCCATAGAAAGACACTCTGCTCACGCCGTAGTGATTGCTTCAGGAGGATACGGAAACGTGTTCTTTTTGTCTACCAATGCCATGGGATCTAACGCTACTGCAGCCTGGAAAATCCACAAAAAAGGAGCATATTTTGCCAATCCTTGCTACACCCAAATTCACCCAACCTGTATTCCTGTTTCTGGAGACCACCAATCCAAACTAACCTTAATGTCGGAGTCTTTGCGTAATGACGGTCGTATCTGGGTTCCTGCAAAAATCGAAGATGCTATTGCCATTAGAGAAGGAAAGAAAAAAGCAATTGATTTATCCGAGTCCGAAAGAGATTACTACCTAGAGAGAAGATACCCAGCCTTTGGTAACTTAGTTCCTAGAGATGTTGCCTCTCGTGCAGCAAAAGAAAGATGTGATGCCGGTTTTGGAGTAAACAAAACAGGCGAAGCAGTTTACTTGGATTTTGCGGCAGCAATACAGCGTTACGGAAAAGAGCAAGCATTTCTAAAAGGAGTAGATGCTACAGACAAAGAAGCAGTAACTAAATTAGGTACCGAAGTTGTAAAAAACAAATACGGGAACCTATTCCAAATGTACTACAAAATTGTAGATGAGGATCCATATACCTCTCCAATGATGATATACCCAGCGGTGCACTACACCATGGGAGGAACTTGGGTAGATTATAACTTAATGACTACCATTCCGGGTTGTTTCTCTATCGGAGAATCTAACTTTTCGGATCACGGAGCTAACAGATTAGGAGCTTCTGCCTTAATGCAAGGATTAGCCGATGGTTATTTTGTATTGCCATATACCATTGGCGATTACTTATCTCCAGATATCAAAATGGGGCCAATATCTACAGATACACCAGAATTTGAAGCTGCAGAAAAAGCAGTAAAAGGACAGATTGAAAAATTCATGAACAACAACGGAACCCATTCTGTAGACTATTTCCACAAGAAATTAGGAAAGATAATGTGGAACAAAGTTGGAATGGCTCGTAACGCAAAAGGACTTACCGAAGCTATTGAAGAAATTGCAGCATTGCGCGAAGAGTTTTACAAAGACGTTAAAGTGCCCGGAACAGACAAAGGCTTCAACCAAGAGCTAGAAAAAGCAACCCGAGTTGCAGATTTCTTAGAACTAGGAGAATTGTTTGCCAAAGATGCCCTACACCGTAACGAATCCTGTGGAGGACACTTTAGAGAAGAGTACCAAACCGAAGAAGGAGAAGCAAAACGTGATGACGAGAACTTTGCATACGTAGCAGCTTGGGAGTACAAAGGAAAACCAAGTGACGCCGTATTGCATAAAGAAAACTTGGTATTTGATGCCGTTAAACTAGTTCAAAGAAATTACAAATAG
- a CDS encoding succinate dehydrogenase/fumarate reductase iron-sulfur subunit, with the protein MKLTLKIWRQKNAQDKGAMVDYQIDGIEPDMSFLEMLDVFNDDLINKGGEPVAFDHDCREGICGMCSLYINGEAHGPDRGVTTCQLHMRMFKDGDTITIEPFRAAAFPVIKDLVVNRSAFDRIQHAGGFISVNTSGNTIDANSIPINKKDADEAFDAATCIGCGACVATCKNSSAMLFVAAKVSQYALLPQGRIEATDRVLNMVSQMDAEGFGNCTNTGACEVECPKGISLENIARMNREYMSASLKG; encoded by the coding sequence ATGAAACTTACATTAAAAATATGGCGTCAAAAAAACGCCCAAGATAAAGGAGCAATGGTTGATTACCAAATCGACGGAATTGAACCAGATATGTCCTTTTTAGAAATGTTAGACGTATTCAATGACGATTTAATCAACAAAGGAGGCGAGCCAGTAGCCTTTGACCACGATTGTCGCGAAGGAATTTGCGGGATGTGTTCCTTATATATCAACGGAGAAGCACACGGCCCAGATAGAGGAGTAACCACCTGCCAGTTGCACATGCGTATGTTCAAGGATGGCGACACCATCACCATAGAACCTTTCCGTGCAGCCGCCTTTCCGGTAATCAAAGATTTAGTAGTAAACCGTAGCGCATTTGACAGAATCCAGCATGCAGGAGGATTTATATCCGTAAACACATCCGGAAACACCATCGATGCCAATTCTATACCAATCAACAAAAAAGACGCAGACGAGGCATTTGACGCCGCAACCTGCATCGGCTGTGGTGCCTGTGTAGCCACCTGCAAAAACTCCTCGGCTATGTTATTCGTAGCAGCCAAAGTATCGCAATACGCCTTACTGCCACAAGGTAGAATTGAAGCCACAGACCGAGTACTAAACATGGTAAGCCAAATGGATGCCGAAGGATTTGGTAACTGTACCAACACAGGAGCCTGTGAGGTAGAATGTCCAAAAGGAATATCTCTAGAGAATATCGCTCGCATGAACAGAGAATACATGTCAGCAAGCCTAAAAGGATAA
- a CDS encoding amidohydrolase: MKIALIQSSIVWQNPEANRVYLEQKIHSIPAGINLIVLPEMFTTGFTMHPEQVAEPMNGKTVQWMQALAKAKNTAITASIVITQNNAYYNRLLFVFPTGAIQHYDKRHLFSLAGEEKVYRRGTQKLVVDYLGWKICPLVCYDLRFPVFSRNVEQYDLLLYVASWPKPRIKAWDSLLVARAIENMSYVIGSNRVGEDNNGYQYNGHSQVIDCLGEYVVEPSENEAIFITTLHQSAQNAVREKLPFLKDKDSFEIQD; this comes from the coding sequence ATGAAAATAGCACTAATACAATCCAGCATCGTTTGGCAAAACCCCGAAGCAAATCGAGTCTACTTAGAACAAAAAATCCATAGTATTCCAGCAGGCATTAATCTCATCGTGTTGCCAGAGATGTTCACCACCGGCTTTACCATGCATCCAGAGCAAGTAGCAGAACCCATGAACGGCAAAACAGTACAATGGATGCAAGCATTGGCCAAAGCCAAAAACACCGCAATCACAGCCAGTATTGTCATAACCCAAAACAACGCCTATTATAACCGATTGTTATTTGTATTTCCAACAGGAGCAATACAGCATTACGACAAAAGACATTTGTTTAGCCTAGCAGGCGAAGAAAAAGTATACCGCAGAGGCACCCAAAAATTAGTAGTCGATTATCTAGGCTGGAAAATTTGTCCATTGGTATGCTACGACTTGCGATTTCCGGTTTTTTCTCGTAATGTAGAACAGTATGACTTATTACTTTATGTAGCCAGCTGGCCCAAACCAAGAATCAAAGCTTGGGATAGCCTACTAGTGGCCCGTGCCATAGAAAACATGAGTTACGTTATTGGCAGCAATAGAGTAGGAGAAGACAATAATGGATACCAATACAACGGACACTCTCAAGTAATAGACTGCCTAGGAGAGTATGTTGTAGAACCCTCAGAAAACGAAGCTATCTTTATAACCACGCTACACCAATCTGCCCAAAATGCAGTTAGAGAAAAGCTCCCTTTTTTAAAAGACAAAGACAGCTTTGAAATACAGGACTAG
- a CDS encoding Ig-like domain-containing protein, whose product MFKHPTVIFCILFALSLTNCAKRGTITGGLKDTLGPVLKESFPKNFSTNFKGGDIRLLFDENIRLKNQNKQLIISPPMQQEPLILPTSVSTFLTIKIKDSLRPNTTYSFNFGQSIVDNNEGNPYRQFKYVFSTGAYIDSLSISGKIKDAYLKNADPYVSVMLYEVNQKYTDSVVYTHAPQYITNTLDSTKSFKLDNLKAGKYLLVAMKDKNGNNKFNPKEDKIGFLKEFIDIPNDTVFEIKLFQETPDFKAYPPTQASGNRLLLGYAGAPNTAEKQPTIVVKNNSKILQTIVTQMPQKDSLQIWIPALQTDSLAVRVSKDNYSRDFTLKIKNQKKDTLNVTLSSGGLANFNDRLALQSSTPLVGFEDSKIQLLANDSVAVAFKREYVVLDQKIYFDFKKEPNKKYSLHLLPGALTDFYEKSNDSLRFSFATKKEAEYGNLRVTLQNVQHFPVLVELTNTKGDVMASKYSQNSPIIDFNLIEPAVYRLRIIYDQNKNQRYDSGTFLQKKYPEEVLYFSKEIDVRANWDVDQVFDVSMPYSADLNTK is encoded by the coding sequence ATGTTTAAGCATCCAACTGTAATTTTTTGCATCCTTTTTGCCTTATCTTTAACCAATTGTGCCAAAAGGGGCACTATCACTGGTGGTCTCAAGGACACTCTGGGACCGGTTTTAAAAGAGAGTTTTCCCAAAAACTTTAGCACCAATTTTAAAGGCGGCGATATCCGATTACTTTTTGACGAAAACATCCGCCTCAAAAACCAGAACAAACAACTAATAATTTCGCCTCCAATGCAACAGGAGCCGTTAATTTTGCCCACTAGCGTAAGTACGTTTTTGACTATAAAAATCAAAGACAGTTTACGGCCCAATACTACCTATAGTTTTAATTTTGGGCAAAGTATTGTCGATAATAATGAGGGAAATCCATACCGTCAATTTAAATATGTTTTTTCTACAGGGGCTTACATCGATTCGCTATCCATTAGCGGAAAAATAAAGGATGCCTACCTTAAAAACGCAGACCCTTACGTGTCTGTGATGCTCTATGAAGTCAACCAAAAATACACGGACTCTGTGGTTTATACCCATGCTCCACAATACATCACCAACACATTAGACAGCACAAAGAGTTTTAAACTGGACAATTTGAAAGCCGGAAAATACCTCTTAGTGGCTATGAAAGATAAAAATGGCAACAATAAATTTAATCCTAAAGAGGATAAAATAGGCTTTTTAAAAGAATTTATTGACATCCCTAACGACACCGTTTTTGAAATTAAGTTATTCCAAGAAACTCCAGATTTTAAGGCCTATCCACCCACACAAGCCTCTGGCAACAGACTGTTGCTGGGGTATGCTGGTGCTCCAAATACCGCTGAGAAACAACCTACAATTGTGGTCAAAAACAATTCCAAAATACTGCAAACAATAGTTACACAAATGCCCCAAAAAGATTCTTTACAGATTTGGATTCCAGCCCTTCAGACGGATTCTTTGGCCGTTAGGGTAAGCAAAGACAATTACTCCCGAGATTTTACTCTAAAAATAAAAAACCAAAAAAAAGACACGCTAAATGTGACGCTATCTTCTGGCGGATTGGCTAATTTTAATGATCGGTTGGCGTTACAATCCAGTACGCCATTGGTTGGTTTTGAGGATTCTAAGATCCAATTGCTAGCTAACGACAGTGTTGCAGTTGCCTTTAAAAGAGAGTATGTTGTTTTGGACCAAAAAATTTATTTTGATTTTAAGAAAGAACCCAACAAAAAATACAGCCTTCACTTATTACCGGGCGCATTGACTGATTTTTACGAAAAATCTAACGATAGCCTGCGCTTTTCTTTTGCTACCAAAAAAGAAGCCGAATACGGCAACCTACGCGTTACTCTACAAAACGTCCAACATTTTCCGGTGCTGGTGGAGCTAACTAATACTAAAGGCGATGTAATGGCTTCTAAATACAGCCAAAATAGTCCCATTATAGATTTCAATCTTATAGAGCCAGCGGTGTATCGTCTGCGTATTATATACGATCAAAACAAGAATCAGCGGTATGATTCTGGTACTTTTTTACAAAAAAAATATCCCGAAGAGGTGCTTTATTTTTCTAAAGAAATTGATGTTAGGGCCAACTGGGATGTGGATCAAGTTTTTGATGTGAGCATGCCATATTCAGCGGATTTAAACACAAAATAA